Genomic DNA from Rahnella variigena:
CCGGTGAGTCTGTTTTCCTGGGTCAGCAAGCTTTGCCGGGCATCAACCACATCAAGTGATGAAGCACCACCCGCGTGGTAGCGAGCCATCGCCAGGCGTAGCGTTTCTTTTGCATAACCGATGCTCTGCTGAAGGACGCTTATCTGTTGGTTAATAAAACCAATGCGCCAGTAGTTGTCACTGGCCTCTGAGAGCAAGGTCAGGCGTGCTGCACGCAGATCCTCTTCTGTGGCCTGACTTGCCCAAACCGCGGCATCTCGCTGCCGGGCTATTTTGCCCCACAGATCCAGTTCATAACTGGTATTCAGAGTGGTGGAGCTGCCCTTTTCCCAGCCAGATGCGCCGCTAAGTGGTTTTCTGCTGTCCATGCCCAGCGTCCCTTTTAACCCAGGATCGCTTGCAATGCCCACTCTCTCGGCGTCAAGCCTTGCCCGGTACATCCTTAACACGGCTAAAGCCACGTCATTATTGCTTGCCATCACCTGGCGTAACCAGCTATCAAGCAGGGGGTCATTAAACGCGTTCCAGTCAAACGGTGCGGACTCCCCGTCGGCATCGTCGTGATACCAGCTGGCCGGATACTCTACGGCAGGCGCGTGATAGTCGCTTTTTAGTAAGTTTGCGCAGCCTGCGCTGAGCGTGGCGGCAAGGCATAAAGCCAAAGGGGATAATATTTTCATAGGTTACTCGCTGGCCAGTGAAGCGACCGGATCCATCCTTGCCGCCTTGCGGGCGGGGAGATAACCGAAGATCATGCCAATGATTGTTGAACAGACAAATGCGGCGGCAGCAGCCTGCCAGGAATAGATGGCGGTAAACATTCCGCCTGCCAGTGCGGTGAAAAGAGCGCCTGCGGCATACGACAGCGCGATGCCTAATGCCCCCCCTATCAGGCACACCAGGACGGCCTCAATCATAAATTGCTGCATGATATCGCTTCGACGCGCTCCCACCGCCATCCGCACGCCAATTTCATGGGTACGTTCGGTAACGGACACCAGCATGATGTTCATCACCCCAATACTGCCGATCATCAGTGAGATGCAGGCAACCATAAGAATCAAAATGCTGAAAGTCATCGAAGTACTTTCGATGGATTTTCTTATCTGTTCAAAATTATAAAGCTGGAAGTCTTTTACGCGGTGACGCTGTGTCAACAGCTGAGATATAGCACTGACAGCGGCCTCGTTAGCCACATTGTCCTTCAGCCGGACGCTGATGCTGGTCAGTACCGGTTTACCTGCCATTCGGTACATTACCGTACTGTAGGGCATCCACACGGTAATACGGTTAGGTGCATAGCTACGGTTATTGCTCTTAGCGATGCCCACAACGCGTGCAGGAACGGAACCGAGGAATACAATTTGCCCCAGCGCCTTTAACCCCGCCTCATCAAATAACGCTATGCGGGCATTTTCATCGATGATCACTTCCTGCAGGGCGTTACGATCGTCCCTGAACGTTGCCCCCTGCAAAATCTCGATGCCATTAACGCGGAAGTGATCTCGCCCAACGCCATTGATTGAGGCGGTTGCGGATTTTCCGCGAAAACGAATGGTGTCTGAGGCACTGACTTCCGGGCTTACGCTGTCAATAAATCCCTGCTTCGCCAGTGCTGCAGCATCTGCAGGCACCAGCGTACGAATGCTTTCGGCGCTGTCGTCGAAGAAATCGCTCCCGGGATAAATGCTCACTACGTTGGTGCCCAGATCTTTAATATTCTCCAGCGTCCGCTGCTTCGCCCCTTCACCGAGCGCCACCACTGTGACCACGGCAGCGATGCCGAAAATAATTCCGGTCATGGTTAAGGTTGTGCGTAAACGGTGTGCGTTCATCGCTTTCAGCGCCATTCCCAGCGATTCACGTGTACGATCGAGAAAACTTTGCCAACGACTTTGCCGGGTCCTGTTGGCGGGCGGCAGTTTTTCCGTCGCGGTCAGGCGGCTGCCGCTGTCTGAGATAATTTCGCCGTCGCGCAGTTCGATAATCCGCTGAGCATGTTGCGCCACCTTCATGTCGTGGGTCACTATCACCACGGTATGACCCCGCTGGTGAAGTTCGCTGAGGATGGCCAGCACTTCCTGCCCTGACTGTGAATCCAGCGCACCGGTCGGTTCGTCCGCCAGAATTATCTCCCCGCCATTAATCAGCGAGCGGGCAATACTGACGCGCTGTTGCTGACCGCCGGAAAGTTCACCGGGTTTATGATGCTCCCGCCCTTCCAGCCCGAGCCTGCCCAGCAGTGCTGCGGCTCGCAGCCGACGCTGGTCACGCCCGCTGTTGGCGTAAATCGCAGGGATCTCAACATTGCCCAGTGCGCTGAGGTCTGGCATCAAATGATAGCGCTGGAAGATAAAGCCGATATGTTCCCGGCGTATTCTTGCAAGCTCATCCGGTGAAAGCTGGGCAGCATTTTGCCCGCCGATGTAATAATCCCCGCTGTCGGGGACATCAAGGCAACCCATGATGTTCATCAGGGTCGATTTACCCGACCCTGAGGCGCCGATAATCGCCACCAGTTCACCTGCCGCGATCGTCAGACTCACCTCTTTGAGGACGGTAAGCGTCTGGCCACCATTACGGTAGGTACGGCTAATACCGTTAAGCTCAATAATATTGCTCACAGCACGAACCCTTCCCCAGGTGCTTTTTCACCCGGCTGCGACAGCACCACCTTTTCCCCGACTTTCACGCCATCAAGGATCTCAATATCCACGCTGTTGGTTATTCCGGTTTTTACCTGTCGGGTTTCAAGCTTGCCGTTACTTGTCAAAACCTGCACCTGCTGCTTATTGCCATCTGCTTTATGCACCGCCTGAATGGGCACCAGAAGCGTATTTTTACCTTCACCGGCAAGCAGCGTGACCTGAGCAGTCATGGCAATTCGCAGCCGGTTTTCCGGATTGGGCACGTCCAGCAGCGCGTTGTAGTAGACGGACGCATTCGAGGTACCTGAGCCTGATGCCGAACTGCTGCTGGCAAGCGTGTCGTCTTTCATTACCGATTCCG
This window encodes:
- a CDS encoding MacB family efflux pump subunit encodes the protein MSNIIELNGISRTYRNGGQTLTVLKEVSLTIAAGELVAIIGASGSGKSTLMNIMGCLDVPDSGDYYIGGQNAAQLSPDELARIRREHIGFIFQRYHLMPDLSALGNVEIPAIYANSGRDQRRLRAAALLGRLGLEGREHHKPGELSGGQQQRVSIARSLINGGEIILADEPTGALDSQSGQEVLAILSELHQRGHTVVIVTHDMKVAQHAQRIIELRDGEIISDSGSRLTATEKLPPANRTRQSRWQSFLDRTRESLGMALKAMNAHRLRTTLTMTGIIFGIAAVVTVVALGEGAKQRTLENIKDLGTNVVSIYPGSDFFDDSAESIRTLVPADAAALAKQGFIDSVSPEVSASDTIRFRGKSATASINGVGRDHFRVNGIEILQGATFRDDRNALQEVIIDENARIALFDEAGLKALGQIVFLGSVPARVVGIAKSNNRSYAPNRITVWMPYSTVMYRMAGKPVLTSISVRLKDNVANEAAVSAISQLLTQRHRVKDFQLYNFEQIRKSIESTSMTFSILILMVACISLMIGSIGVMNIMLVSVTERTHEIGVRMAVGARRSDIMQQFMIEAVLVCLIGGALGIALSYAAGALFTALAGGMFTAIYSWQAAAAAFVCSTIIGMIFGYLPARKAARMDPVASLASE